The sequence cGTAAAAAATAACAAAACAGATTAGCACATGGTAACATCGAATTGGAGATGTCTTATTTATATGAGCCATTGTTATAATAAAATCTGTTGGGATGTACCACCAATCAAACGACTAGTTATGGTCGTCTACGGGATATATAACCATCTGTAATCAAGGTTGCACACAAGATTAAAATTTTGGTAGAAAATTAACAGGCAAGTGTTACACGCCGAGAAGCGCTCTAGATAAAATCAACAGCCTGATAAAAAAATAGTTTTGGATAGGTTCATTAGGACAACTTCCACGCCGAGAAGCGCTCTAGATAAAATCATCAGTTGAGAATTAACCTAACCACTCTTGGATTCATCTAGCATTTAGCTGATCATCCCTACGACAAATTCTGTGCGAAATTTAGCAAATCTACCAATGTAGTTGTTCATGCTTAACGAAACTTTTCTCCCTTCTCCAATTCATGAATTCATCCACTATGAAAGATGCTTCAAGTGTTGGGTTGCCACCACAGCATCCATGAAATCTGATAATTCGATAAACTGAAGGCAAGCCTCCTTAAGCTGCTGGCAGTTATGTTGGTTTGCTAAAGCCAATGTGGTTGCCACGGTGTCCTTGTTCAGATCCTCACAAAGGATACTTTGGCAAACCAACTTGAGCCTGTCCATTGCATATCGGTCCGCAGCCACTACTAAAGGCCGGACCATCCCAGTTTCCTCACCACTAGGCAAAGAGTCAGTATAGATGAAATGGAGAAGGGCCTTGAAAACAACAGGTTGCATGTCCTTGATGGTTATGCACTGCCCCGGCCTTGCCTCCCGCATTGAGCCATAGAGCTCCGCTTTGAAAACAGGCGACCGCATAGCGAGAACAAACCGATGCGCTTCAATGATCTCTCCTGCAACAATGAAACTAACATCAAATCCTTTCTTTTCTTCGAGCAACTTGGCAACATGCTTAGTCATGTTAGCTGGTGGCATGTCGATATTGGGGAATGACTTGGTTTTGGTGACATGTGGCTTCTTGAAAACAGTGACAACGCATTCGATCGTCAGGCGATCATCCCTAAGGTACGCAGATCCCTCGATCTCGCCGTGCCTTGTGAAATAAGTTGTCTGTGGAGCAAACATATCAATATCACCAGAATCAAAAATCCTAGGCTCTATTTTCTGCACTGAAGATGATAATCCGGTGTACTGGTCCAACAGCCGCATGTCATAGGACGCTCGGACTTTAGTGTTGTTGCTCAAAAGCACGAGAAAAACTGAGATGGAACCTTCTACACTGAATTCGAATCCATCGGGGAAGAAAAAGATGGCCCAGTCATGCCCGCGGACGGAGAAAATCGCTGACTCTATGTGGCTGTTTTCGTCGTG comes from Triticum aestivum cultivar Chinese Spring chromosome 5B, IWGSC CS RefSeq v2.1, whole genome shotgun sequence and encodes:
- the LOC123117364 gene encoding BTB/POZ and MATH domain-containing protein 1-like, yielding METCRTVSMCTPLEEVQGTHVFDILGYSKHRGMGHDENSHIESAIFSVRGHDWAIFFFPDGFEFSVEGSISVFLVLLSNNTKVRASYDMRLLDQYTGLSSSVQKIEPRIFDSGDIDMFAPQTTYFTRHGEIEGSAYLRDDRLTIECVVTVFKKPHVTKTKSFPNIDMPPANMTKHVAKLLEEKKGFDVSFIVAGEIIEAHRFVLAMRSPVFKAELYGSMREARPGQCITIKDIGEETGMVRPLVVAADRYAMDRLKLVCQSILCEDLNKDTVATTLALANQHNCQQLKEACLQFIELSDFMDAVVATQHLKHLS